Proteins encoded together in one Pseudomonadota bacterium window:
- a CDS encoding holin family protein → MSLIDTIISPVAKLIDKIIPDPQARDKAKLELLKLQGSQELKEVETRIAAIMAEAQSADPWTSRARPSFLYVMYVMILWAIPMGLIASVRPETAHAIANGMNAYLSGIPEPLYALFGTGYLGYTVARQWGKNRGVQ, encoded by the coding sequence ATGTCTCTCATTGATACGATTATTTCACCAGTCGCCAAGCTGATCGACAAGATTATCCCCGATCCGCAGGCGCGCGACAAGGCCAAGTTGGAACTGCTCAAACTGCAGGGCAGCCAGGAGCTGAAAGAGGTGGAAACGCGAATCGCCGCGATCATGGCAGAGGCGCAATCCGCCGATCCATGGACCAGCCGGGCACGTCCAAGCTTCCTTTATGTCATGTATGTGATGATATTGTGGGCGATTCCCATGGGGTTGATCGCCAGCGTCCGTCCCGAAACCGCCCACGCCATCGCCAACGGCATGAATGCCTACCTTTCCGGCATTCCCGAGCCCTTATATGCGCTGTTTGGCACCGGATATCTGGGCTATACCGTGGCCCGGCAATGGGGCAAAAATCGCGGTGTCCAGTGA
- a CDS encoding glycosyl hydrolase 108 family protein translates to MEYKSADPQACPATVEQLINGVIAREGGYSNHPADRGGETNWGITHKVARQHGYHGPMRDMPRERAVEIYTRIYWLRPGFDGLAADAPTVAAELFDIGVNMGPGIAIGFLQRALNALNRGEKDYADIAIDRVIGEQTVGALHRFIRRRGQAGESVLLRAIDSLQGARYIQLAESRPANEAFLYGWLAHRTRP, encoded by the coding sequence ATCGAATATAAATCCGCCGATCCGCAAGCCTGCCCTGCCACCGTCGAGCAGCTGATAAATGGCGTCATCGCGCGCGAGGGCGGTTATAGCAATCATCCCGCCGATCGCGGCGGTGAGACAAATTGGGGCATCACCCATAAAGTGGCCCGCCAGCATGGCTATCATGGGCCGATGCGCGACATGCCGCGCGAGCGCGCGGTGGAAATCTACACGCGAATCTACTGGTTGCGCCCGGGATTCGACGGGCTTGCCGCAGATGCTCCCACAGTGGCTGCGGAACTATTCGATATCGGCGTCAATATGGGACCAGGCATCGCCATTGGTTTTCTGCAACGTGCGCTCAACGCGCTCAATCGCGGCGAGAAGGACTATGCCGACATCGCCATTGATCGCGTTATCGGTGAACAGACGGTCGGCGCACTGCACCGCTTCATCCGCAGGCGCGGTCAGGCTGGGGAATCAGTGCTGCTGCGTGCCATCGATTCGCTCCAGGGCGCGCGATACATCCAGCTTGCCGAATCACGTCCGGCCAATGAGGCGTTTCTCTATGGCTGGCTGGCGCACCGTACCCGTCCGTGA
- the yajC gene encoding preprotein translocase subunit YajC: MDTIIFTTLAAATPGAAPAWVSLLPLVLIFIIFYFLLIRPQQKRMKQHQEKISAVKRGDQVVTGGGLMGKVIKADDDYVEIDLGGGTKVKAVKSTLADIVPPGGKAAND; encoded by the coding sequence ATGGACACTATTATCTTCACTACCCTGGCAGCCGCAACCCCCGGTGCCGCACCTGCATGGGTCAGCCTGCTGCCGCTGGTACTCATCTTCATCATCTTCTATTTTCTGCTGATCCGGCCGCAGCAAAAGCGGATGAAACAGCATCAGGAAAAGATTTCGGCCGTAAAACGCGGCGACCAGGTGGTCACTGGTGGCGGCCTGATGGGCAAGGTTATCAAGGCCGATGACGATTATGTCGAAATCGATCTGGGCGGCGGCACCAAGGTCAAGGCGGTCAAGTCGACCCTCGCCGATATCGTGCCGCCGGGCGGCAAGGCGGCCAATGACTGA